The Pseudomonas sp. R4-35-07 genome contains a region encoding:
- a CDS encoding glutathione S-transferase N-terminal domain-containing protein translates to MYTLYGTDESGSCMIEIALQRCAVPWHRVDASSWHEGEGSEALARINPLKQIPTLVTPDGQVLTESAAILIHLGLEFPDANLLAGNRAQILRGLLYIAANCYSAIGIIDYPQRWLGDAGESLQTQLTTGTRRYLHQAWVVFADQFADQLFTPDNIPNALGIMAAAVSRWDEGREVLRSLAPGFAHALERVDADPVVAPVFARHWPQWQVS, encoded by the coding sequence ATGTACACACTCTATGGCACCGACGAATCCGGCTCCTGCATGATCGAGATTGCGCTGCAGCGCTGCGCCGTACCGTGGCATCGCGTGGATGCCAGCTCCTGGCATGAAGGCGAGGGCAGCGAAGCACTCGCGCGCATCAACCCGCTCAAACAGATCCCCACCCTGGTCACCCCCGATGGCCAGGTGCTGACCGAAAGCGCCGCCATCCTGATCCACCTGGGCCTGGAGTTTCCCGACGCGAACCTGCTGGCCGGCAACCGCGCGCAGATCCTGCGCGGCCTGCTGTACATCGCGGCCAATTGCTATTCGGCCATCGGCATCATCGACTATCCGCAACGCTGGCTGGGCGACGCCGGTGAAAGCCTGCAAACGCAACTGACCACCGGCACGCGGCGTTATCTGCATCAGGCCTGGGTGGTGTTCGCCGATCAGTTTGCCGACCAGTTGTTCACGCCCGACAACATCCCTAATGCACTGGGCATCATGGCGGCGGCGGTGTCGCGCTGGGACGAGGGACGCGAGGTACTCCGCAGCCTGGCGCCGGGCTTTGCCCACGCCCTGGAGCGCGTGGATGCCGACCCGGTCGTGGCGCCCGTGTTCGCCCGGCATTGGCCGCAGTGGCAGGTCTCGTAA
- a CDS encoding DNA polymerase II — protein sequence MDLQQGFVLTRHWRDTPAGTEVSFWLATDQGPRCIRLPVQTSVVFIPEAYRKPLDWLLKGERDIELRELQLCDFHHRPVLGLYARQHRQIMDIEKRLRAAGVDVYEGDVRPPERYMMERFITAPVWFGGTPDASGTLLDAQMKPAADYRPTLKLVSLDIETTAQGDLYSIALEGCGERQVYMLGPPNKACAVDFKLDYCDTRAQLLERLNQWLATHDPDAIIGWNVVQFDLRVLHEHAQRLNMPLLLGRGGEAMVWREHGSRNHYFAAAAGRLIIDGIEALRSATWSFESFSLENVAQTLLGEGKDISTPYQRMDEINRMFAEDKPALARYNLKDCELVTRIFEKTELLKFLLERASVTGLPADRNGGSVAAFTHLYMPLMHRQGFVAPNLGDKPPQASPGGFVMDSRPGLYESVLVLDYKSLYPSIIRSFLIDPVGLIEGLKHPDDSDSVEGFRGARFSRTRHCLPSIVTRVSEGREVAKREHNAPLSQALKIIMNAFYGVLGSSGCRFFDTRLASSITMRGHQIMRQTRELVEAQGYEVIYGDTDSTFVWLGGAHSLEDASRIGQALVQHVNDWWRSHLHTEYGLQSALELQYETHFSRFLMPTIRGAEEGSKKRYAGLVVRADGSEEMVYKGLETVRSDWSPLARQFQQELYRRIFHRQPHQDYVRDYVRRTLSGELDELLIYRKRLRRPLHDYERNVPPHVRAARLADEYNDRLGRPRQYQRGGWIRYVISVNGPQPLEVQQAPIDYDHYVTRQLQPVADAILPFVNDDFATLVGGQMGLF from the coding sequence GTGGATTTACAGCAGGGGTTTGTCCTGACCCGGCATTGGCGCGACACCCCGGCGGGTACGGAGGTCAGCTTCTGGTTGGCGACCGACCAAGGGCCACGGTGTATTCGCCTACCCGTGCAAACCTCGGTGGTATTCATTCCCGAGGCCTATCGCAAGCCGCTGGACTGGCTGCTCAAAGGCGAGCGCGATATCGAATTGCGTGAGTTGCAGTTGTGCGATTTCCATCATCGTCCGGTCCTGGGCCTCTACGCCCGGCAGCACCGCCAGATAATGGATATCGAAAAGCGCCTGCGCGCTGCCGGGGTGGATGTCTACGAAGGCGATGTGCGCCCACCCGAGCGCTACATGATGGAACGGTTCATCACCGCGCCTGTGTGGTTCGGCGGCACGCCGGATGCCAGCGGCACGTTGCTCGATGCGCAGATGAAGCCCGCTGCCGATTACCGACCGACCCTGAAACTGGTATCCCTCGATATTGAAACCACCGCCCAGGGTGACCTGTATTCCATCGCGCTCGAAGGGTGTGGCGAGCGCCAGGTGTACATGCTCGGTCCGCCCAACAAAGCCTGCGCGGTGGATTTCAAGCTCGACTATTGCGACACCCGCGCCCAACTGCTCGAACGCCTCAACCAATGGCTGGCGACCCACGATCCGGATGCGATCATCGGTTGGAATGTGGTGCAGTTCGACCTGCGCGTACTCCACGAACATGCCCAACGTCTGAACATGCCATTGCTGCTGGGTCGTGGCGGTGAAGCCATGGTCTGGCGCGAACATGGCAGCCGCAATCATTACTTCGCTGCGGCAGCCGGCCGGTTGATCATCGACGGCATCGAAGCCCTGCGTTCAGCGACGTGGAGTTTCGAGTCGTTCAGCCTGGAAAATGTCGCGCAAACCCTGCTGGGTGAAGGCAAGGACATCTCCACGCCGTACCAGCGCATGGACGAAATCAACCGCATGTTCGCCGAGGACAAGCCCGCCCTGGCGCGCTACAACCTCAAGGACTGCGAGTTGGTCACGCGGATTTTCGAGAAGACCGAACTGCTCAAGTTCCTGCTGGAACGCGCCAGCGTCACCGGGCTGCCTGCCGACCGCAATGGCGGTTCCGTCGCGGCGTTCACCCATCTCTACATGCCGTTGATGCACCGCCAGGGCTTTGTCGCGCCGAACCTCGGCGACAAGCCGCCCCAGGCCAGCCCCGGCGGGTTTGTCATGGACTCGCGCCCAGGCCTGTATGAGTCGGTGCTGGTGCTGGACTACAAGAGCCTGTACCCGTCGATCATCCGCAGTTTTCTGATCGACCCGGTGGGCTTGATCGAAGGCCTCAAGCACCCCGACGACAGCGACTCGGTGGAAGGCTTTCGCGGTGCGCGTTTCTCCCGCACCCGGCATTGCCTGCCGTCTATCGTCACGCGGGTATCCGAAGGCCGCGAAGTGGCCAAGCGCGAACACAATGCACCGCTGTCCCAAGCCCTGAAGATCATCATGAATGCCTTCTACGGCGTGCTCGGTTCCAGCGGTTGCCGGTTCTTCGATACCCGGCTGGCGTCCTCGATCACAATGCGCGGGCACCAGATCATGCGCCAGACCCGCGAGCTGGTGGAGGCCCAGGGTTATGAAGTGATCTACGGCGACACCGACTCCACCTTCGTCTGGCTCGGCGGCGCCCACTCTCTTGAGGACGCCAGCCGCATCGGCCAGGCGCTGGTGCAGCACGTCAACGACTGGTGGCGCAGCCATCTGCATACGGAATACGGTTTGCAAAGCGCCCTGGAGCTGCAATACGAAACCCATTTCAGCCGCTTCCTGATGCCGACCATTCGCGGCGCGGAGGAGGGCAGCAAGAAGCGCTACGCCGGCCTGGTGGTGCGCGCCGATGGTAGCGAAGAAATGGTCTACAAGGGCCTGGAAACTGTGCGCAGTGACTGGTCGCCTTTGGCCCGGCAATTCCAACAGGAGCTCTACCGGCGCATCTTCCATCGCCAGCCCCATCAGGATTATGTACGCGACTATGTGCGCCGTACCTTGAGCGGCGAACTCGACGAGCTGTTGATCTACCGCAAGCGCCTGCGCCGACCCTTGCATGACTACGAACGCAACGTCCCGCCCCATGTGCGCGCCGCACGCCTGGCCGACGAATACAACGACCGCCTCGGACGCCCGCGCCAGTACCAGCGCGGCGGCTGGATCCGCTATGTGATCAGCGTCAATGGCCCGCAGCCGCTGGAAGTGCAGCAAGCGCCTATCGACTACGATCATTATGTGACGCGCCAATTGCAGCCCGTGGCTGACGCCATCCTGCCGTTCGTGAACGATGATTTCGCCACCCTGGTGGGCGGGCAGATGGGCCTGTTCTAG
- a CDS encoding DUF4174 domain-containing protein — MLIRSLTLATLMAFTGPLLAADDNPLKLELGKTRPLVVVELDAGNPTLATLRKQLEEPATKQSFEERSMVFYTVKFGSIGAEGEKFAKDPKDSKKLTPPETNALIRALKLGVGSGTKVILIGKDGEKKLEKTVPPDSLDLKEFFSAIDQMPMAEKEAAAAPEPAPVAPAPAKGAKPVKPGSKPAPQPLDD; from the coding sequence ATGCTCATCCGGTCGCTGACCCTGGCTACCTTGATGGCTTTTACGGGGCCGTTGTTGGCTGCTGATGATAATCCGCTCAAGCTGGAGTTGGGCAAGACCCGCCCTCTGGTGGTGGTGGAACTCGATGCGGGTAACCCGACGTTGGCCACGCTCAGGAAACAACTGGAAGAGCCTGCCACCAAGCAGTCCTTCGAAGAACGCAGCATGGTGTTCTACACCGTGAAGTTCGGCAGCATCGGCGCCGAGGGCGAGAAGTTCGCCAAGGATCCCAAGGACAGCAAAAAGCTCACCCCGCCGGAAACCAATGCACTGATCCGCGCCCTCAAGCTCGGTGTCGGCAGCGGCACCAAGGTGATCCTGATTGGCAAGGATGGCGAGAAAAAACTCGAGAAGACCGTGCCGCCCGATAGCCTTGATCTCAAAGAGTTCTTCAGTGCCATCGACCAGATGCCGATGGCCGAGAAAGAAGCGGCGGCGGCGCCGGAACCTGCGCCCGTTGCACCTGCACCGGCCAAGGGCGCCAAACCGGTCAAACCCGGCAGCAAGCCGGCGCCGCAACCCCTCGACGATTGA